Within Halorubrum lacusprofundi ATCC 49239, the genomic segment TCGTGAGCGATCGCGACCCCGCGCCGGTCCGGGGGTTCCTGCTGGATCTGGTCGACGCCGACGAACTCCCGAGTTTCCGCGTCAAGCGGCAGAACCCGGAGACGTGGTTCGCGCGAGCGACGCGACCGTAATCCTTCTTCGCGGCTCTGTTGGGAGTATCCGGCTCTATTGAAATCCTATTCTTCAAACACATTATCGCCTGAAACAGCCGGTCGGTGGGGACTGCGAACTACACGAGGAGACCTGCAAGAGCAGTTACAGCGATGACCAGTCCACCAACTGCTTCTTCGTAATTCCGTTGGTATCCGCTATACGAAGATAGCGCGAGAGAACCAATAGCGGCGACAAGTAGGTGGATCTGTGGAGATGTAATCACGTCCACTAATATTCAGATGACCCGTATATATCTTTTCCAAGGCCAGAATCAAAGCGTGAGGCAGATCCTCTGTACTGACCGCAGGGGAAACAATACATGTCACTTTCTAAGGGTTTCAACAGAGCCGAGTATCCGTAATTGATCCATTTCCTCCCGGTCCCGATCGATACAGGCACAGCGGTGAACGATAGCGGGAGTGGGTGTTGCTGTTCGTTTGCGACGACAGGGTGTTTAAATAACTGTACGCGACGGTGACGGTCACTTATAAATGACGACGCGGTGGCGTCGCCGGCGGCTTTGCCGCCGGCTGCAAGCGAGAGCTTCGCTCTCGCCCTGCCGCGAGTCGTCGCGGCTGGGGCTTTAGAAGAGTTCACCGCGTCATCGATGAGTTATAAACAGTCGATAGCGACACCATTCCACGGAGCCGTCTTCCCTTATAAATCGCTCCAGGCACCGAGGAACCGCTGGACCGCGGTCAGGTGTCCGACGGCCGCGAACAGCGCCAGCAGGAGACCGACGACGTTCAGGCCGGCGACGATCGGCGCCGAGTAGACGGCGGCGACGACGCCCACGATCCCCATCAGCGCGAGCCGGTCGGCGCGCCCGAGCAGGCCGCCGTACTCCCGACCGATGCCGACCGCCTGAATCTGCGTGCCCATGTACGATGTCATCAGCACGCCGGTCACCGCGGCGAAGCCGAGCGCGTACGACTCGATCCCGACCGTGAATCCGGCGATCACCGCGATGTCGGCGTAGCGGTCGAGGACGTGATCGAGGAGGTCGCCGCCGTCGGAGGAGACCTCGAGGTGGCGCGCGAGCGCGCCGTCGACGAGGTCGAGCCAGCCGTTGAGCAGGACGCAGAGCGCCCCGACGAGATAAAAGACGGGCTCACCGACCGCGAACGCACCGGCGGCCGCGACCGCGACGCCGAACGCGAGGACGCTCACTTGGTCCGGCGAGAGCCCGATCTTTGCCGCGGCGCGCACCCACGGCCCGAGCAGGCGGTCCGCGACCGAGCGGTACTGGTCGAGGGTCATCTATCGATCCGACGGTCGCGGCGGGCTCATATATAATCCATGAAGTCGACGGTCCCCGCGCTCGGCTCGCGATCGCCCTCGATCGCCGCGCGGATCGCGTCGGCCACGGACTCCGGGTCGCGGTCAGTGGTGTCGATCTCGTAGACGTTGTCCATGCCGTGTTCGGCGACCGCCTCCGAGAGGATCACGTCGAGCGCCTCGCTCTCCGCATTTTCCTCGGCGGTCGCGTCCGACTCGCCACGCTCGCGGAGCCGCCGCTCGATCGTCTCCGGGTGACACCGGAGGACGACCACGCGGTCGACGTCGAACCGGTGCGCGAGGTGGGAGTCGAGCACGCCGGACCAGTCGCCGAGGTGCTCGCGGACCGCGTCGAGGTCGGCGACGAGCGTGTCCCGGTCGGCGTCGCGCTCGGTCCAGAGGTCGTCGTCGCCTTTAATGCGGTCGTTAAGATGGATCACGTCGTACTCGTCAGCGAGCAGTGCCGTCGCGGTCGACTTGCCGGTTCCCGGGGTGCCGGTGACCGCGACGCGGATTGGGGAGTCAGCTTCGTCGCGCTCGGTCCCGCTCACGCTCGAACACCCAACCCGAGGTCCGCGAGCGTCTCGTTGAGCCGGGCGACGGCCTCGCGGGTCCCCTCGCGCGTCCCGGTCGAGATCCGGACGTGGTTCGGGAGCCCGAAGGAGGTACAGTCGCGGATGATGACGCCGCGCTCCTGCGCCTCCTCGGCGACCCGCTCCGCGTCGCCGACCTCGGCGAGCACGAAGTTCCCGGCCGACTCGACCGTGGGGGCGTCCAGTTCGTCCGCGATGTACTCGCGCGCCCAGCGTGCCGTCTCGACCGACTCCGCGACGTGCTCCTCGTCGTCGAGGGCGGCGAGCGCGGCCCGGCACGCGAGTTCGTTCGCCGCGAAGGGAGTGTTGACCCGAGCGTACGCCTCGCCCCACGCCTCCGGGACGACGCTGTACCCGATCCGGAGCCCGGCGAGGCCGTACGCCTTCGAGAAGGTGCGCAGCACCGCCACGTCGTCGCGCTCGTCGACCAGCGGGATCGCGCTGTCGACCTCGGCGAACTCCCCGTACGCCTCGTCGACGACGACGAGCGTCTCCTCGGCGGTCGCGTCCGCGATCGCCCGCACCTCGTCGAGGGGCATGACCGAGCCCGAGGGGTTGTGCGGCGACGTGAGGTAGACGATCCGCTCGCCGCCGTAGGCGCTCAGCACCGTCTCGGCGTCCTGCGCGAAGCCGTCGTCGGGAGAGAGCGCGTACTCAGAGACCTCGCCGTGGTGGTACCGGGCGGACATCGCGTAGTAGGCGAATCCCGGTTCCGGCACGAGCACCTCGTCGCCGGGCTCCAACGCGGCCCGCGAGAGGTAGTCGATCGAGCCGTCGGCGCCCGGCGAGACCCACACCTGCTCGGTCGACACGTCCCACTTCTCGGCCAGCTTCGCGGTGAGGTCGGTGTGCGAAGATTTCGGGTACTGGTGGACGCGGTCGGCGTGCTCGCGGATCGCGTCGACGGCCGCCGGGCTCGGCCCGTGGGGGTTCTCGTTCGAGGAGAGCTTGATGAGGTCGTCGGGGTCGAGCCCGCGGTCGCGGGCGACCTCCTCGACGCCCCGACCCGGCACGTACGGCGAGTGATCGGAGAGATCCCGTGGTTGCATGGGCGTCGATCCGGGCGGGGCGCTCTTAAGAGTGACCGAACCGATCGTTCACCGGAAACGCGGTGTGTAATCCAGCGACACGGGGCAAGGAGGAGCGGTCGCCTAGTCGCGAGAAAACGTCCGCGTGGTCGGCGAGAAACGGTCGCGTTCTCAGGGCACGCGCACGTCGTGTTCGAGCGTTCCGACGCCCTCAATCTCGACTTCGACGGTGTCGCCGTCTGAGAGGGCGCCGACGCCCTCTGGCGTCCCGGTCGAGATCACGTCGCCCGGCTCTAAGGTGAGGTAGGTCGTGATCTCCTCGATCAGCGTCGGCACGTCGAACATGAGGTACGAGCGGTCGCTCGACTGCTTCGTCTCGCCGTTGACGCGGAGCTCGACGCTCGCGTCGGCCGGCACCTCGTCGGGGGTCGCCATCACGGGGCCGAGCGGCGCGGCGCCGTCGAACGCCTTCCCGCGCACCCAGTTCTGCTCGCGGTCCTGGTCGTCGCGGTTCGACACGTCGTTCATGCAGGTGAACCCGGCGACGACGTCCATCGCGTCGTCGGCGTCGACGTCTTTGCACTGTTCGCCGATGACGACCGCGATCTCGGCCTCCCAGTCGATCCGGTCTTTCCCCGCGGGGACCGTGATCTCGTCGCCGTGGCTCGCCAGCGCGTTCGGCGGCTTCAAGAAGAGGAGGGGCCGGTCCGGCACGTCGTTGTCGAGCTCGGCGGCGTGGTCGGCGTAGTTGCGGCCGATACAGACGATCTTCGTCGGCTCCGCGGGCGGGAGCACGTCGATCGCGGGGTCGTCGAGGGCGTACTCCTCGCCCGCGAAGGCGACGGTGTCGGTCTCGGGGTCGTACGTTCCCTCGCGGATCGAGCCGGCCGGGTCGCGGAATCGCGCGTGGTGCATACCGGCCCATCGAACGGACTGATAAAAGGATTGCCGGAGGCCGTTCGGTGCGAGCGGGCGGGTCGATCGATCAGCGCTCTCGCTCCCGCTCCCGCTCCGTCTCCTCGTCCCGTCCGAACTCGGAGTCGTCGAATTCGGAGTCGTCGAACTCGGAGTCGTCGAGGCTGACATCCGGATCGATCGCCGTCTCGTCGGCGTCGCCGCCGAACAGCTCCGCGCGGGCGCAGCCGGCGCAGTAGTGGTTGCACCGCAGCGAGTGGGTCCGAATCGGGACGCCCGCGACGACCGTCTCGTCGCGGCGCCGGCGGACGACGCCGCGCTCGAACGCCTCGCCGCAGACGACGCAGGGCGCCTCGGTCCGCTCCGTCGACGGGGTGATCCGGTGGTCGACGGTGCGGATTCGGCCGAACCGGGAGAGGCCGTGTCGGCGGTCGAGCCGCCGCTCAGCGGGCGGAGACAACGCCAGCCCGAGCGCGGCGAACGCGAGCCCGAACAGCGCGCCGAGGCGCGCTCCCTGCCCGACCGCGACGGCGGCGATCCCGAGCCCGACCAGCAGGAGAATGCCGCCCAAGAGGTAGCCGGAGAGGGCGACGAGCGGGTCGCCGTCGCCGGGCGCCCCCAGTTCGCCGTCCGGGAGCGGGCCGTCGGAGACGCTGAGCCGACGCGTCTCCGCCAGCTCGGCGTAGTTGTACCAGCCGTACAGCAGGTTCCCGACGCCGCCGGTCGTCAGGAGGAGGAGGACGTGGGCCGGGATCGAGCCGATGTCCCTGGCGACAAGCACGACCCGGTCGCCGTGGTCCTCGGTGAGCTCCCAGCCGTCGTCGAGGTGGTCTCGTACTCGGACGCGGAACTCGCGTCGGGCGTCGGAGTCGGCGGTGGGATCAGGGGGGCCGGCTGTCGGGGGCTCGGCCCTCCCGCACCGCGTTCCGCAGTTCGCGCAGAACTCGGCGGCGGGCGCGACGGGCTCGCCGCACTCCGTGCAGTAGGCGGCTGAGGCGTCGTCCCGCGATTCCGCGGCGCGCAGGTCGGCGCCACAGCCCGGACAGAAGTTCGCGCCGGGCGTGACCGCCCGATCGCACTCGCGACACCGATCGGTCCGCGACGGGGCGTCGTTCCGCTCGGAGGGCATCGACAGGCGGTTCGTTCGGTGAGCGGTTAACTCCTCTCCCGGAGAGAGCCGGCCGCGGCGTCGGTTTTTATTACGACTCGCCGAGATGTTCAAGCCGTATCATGGAACTTACTTGGCACGGCCACTCGACGTGGCACGTCGTCGTCGACGACACCGAACTCCTGATCGATCCGTACTTCGACAACCCGAAGACCGACGTCGATCCGGAAGAGCTCGACCCCGACTACCTCCTCTTGACCCACGGTCACTCCGATCACATCGGCGACGTGGACCGCTACGAGGGCGCGACAGTGGTCGCCACCCCGGAGCTGACGGGGTACATCCAGGAAAACTTCGGCCACGAGAACGCCGTCGGCGGGATGGGGATGAACATCGGCGGCACCGTCGAGTGCGGCGACGCGTGGGTGACGATGGTCCGCGCGGACCACTCGAACGGGATCGACACGGGCTACGGCACCTCCGCCGGGATGCCGGCCGGGTTCGTCATCGGCGACAAGAAGCCGACCCAAGAGTCCGACCCCGACTGCACGACGTTCTACCACGCCGGCGACACCGGGCTGATGTCCGAGATGGTCGACGTGATCGCGCCGTACCTCGAACCCGACGCCGCCGCGCTGCCGACGGGCGACCACTTCACGATGGGGCCGGCCGGGGCCGGCATCGCCGCCGACTGGGTGGGCGCCGACGTGGTGTTCCCGATGCACTACGACACGTTCCAGCCGATCGAGATCGACACGCGCGAGTTCGTCAACGAGGTGAAGGCGGCCGGCGCCGCGGCCGAGCCCGTCGTCCTCGAGGGCGACGAGACGTACGTGCTGGAGAACGAATTCGGTAGCGACGGCGACTGATTCGGCACGGCGAGCCGCGAGTCGGTCCGCAGCCACGACCGTTTTTTCGCGTGACAGCGCGACCGAAGAGTCGCAAGACATCGGGGTTCGAACGACGATCCGGAAGTCGCTCGCGGACCTCGCCGTGGCGCTGTCGTTCCCCCTGCTGCTCGACGGGACCAGGTCGGCGGCGGACGTTCGCGGCGACGACTGAGCGAGCAGGCGACGACCGAGCCCGTCGGTAACGGTGCGCCGTCCCTCGACGCGCCTCACGACGTGCCGATGCCGGTAACCTTTATCCTCGCGAGACCGAACCGGAGGACGACTATGGCAGACATCGAGACATCCACCGTTTCCGAGGAAGGCTACGCCTGCACGAGTCAGGTCGGCGAGTTCGACCTGCAGATCGACGCGACCGACGAGACGGGGCCGAACCCGAACGCCGCGCTCGTCGCGACATACGCCTCCTGTTACCTCCCCGCGTTCCGCGTCGGCGGGAGCCAGCGCGGCGAGGAGGAGCTCGGTAAGGTCCAGATCGACGCGAGCGCGGTGCTCGACGACGACGACGACCTCGAGTCCATCGCCTTCGACGTCCACGTCGCGGCCGACCTCGACGACGAGACCGCGACCGACATCGCCGAGCGCGCCGAGGGCATCTGTCACGTCCACAGCGCGCTGCGCGACGACCTCCACGCCGACGTCAGCGTCTACCCGGGCGCGTTCTGAGGCGGCGACTCGACACTTCAACCGGTTTTTTCGCGACGGCGTCCTCCGGCCAGCCACGCGATCAGCGGGACCGCCGTCGGCGAGGGGTCACGGTCGCTCGACGCCGGTGAACTCGAAGCGAGCGCCGCCGTCGGCGCCCGCCGTCAGCGTCACCTCCCAGCCGTGGGCCTCCGCGATGCGCTCGACGATGGCGAGCCCGAACCCGGTTCCCGACTCGGAGGTCGTGTGACCGCTTTCGAACACCTCATCGCGCCGGTTTTCAGGTATTCCGGGACCGTTGTCGGCGACGTAGAACCCGTCCGAAAGGTCGCCGACGACGACGCGGTCCCCGCCGTGTTCGGCCGCGTTCCGGAAGAGATTCTGGAGCAGGCGTTTGAGCCGGCCGGGGTCCGCGAGCACGTCGCCCTTGGTCTCGACGGCGACCTCGACCGAATCGTCTGCGTCGTCTCCGGCGTCGGCTCCATCGCCACCTCCGTCGTCGCCGATCGAGCCGAACGCGTCGGTCGCGTGCCGGGTCGCCAGTTCGCCGAGGGAGACGGGGTCGACCGACCCCACGGCGTCGCCCTGCCGGGCGAGGGTGAGCACGTCGGCGATCAGTCGCTCCATCTCGTCAAGCGCGGTGTCACAGCGCTCGAAGTACGACTCGTTACCCGTCTCCCGGGCGAGACGGAGGTAGCCGGAGAGCACGTTGAGCGGGTTCCGGAGGTCGTGCGAGACGATGCTCGCGAACTCGTCGAGCCGCTCGTTTTCGCGTTCGATCCGGCGCTCGTACGCCTTCCGCTCCGAGATGTCGCGGCTGGTGGCGAGGAACCGGTCTTCGCCCTGCACGTCGACGCGACGGATCTGCACCTCCACCGGGAAAGTCGTGCCGTCGGCACGCCGGAACGTCGTCTCCAGCCGGTGCGTCTCGCCCATCTCCAAGCTCTGCCAGACGTCGATCGCCTCCGCAGGGTCCATGTCCGTGTCGATCTCCCAGACGTCCATCTCCACGATCTCCTCACGGTCGTAGCCGAGCTCGGCCGCCATCACCGGGTTCGCGTCGACGATCTCGCCCGCCTCATCGTGGATGTTGATCATGTCCGGCGAGTCCTCGTAGAGGGCCTCCAACCGAGCCGAGGTGCGTTCGAGATCCCGCTGACGGCGGCGTTTTTCGGTCACGTCGCGGGCGATGCCGAGCACCCCGTCGAACTCGCCGTCGATAACGAGCCGCTGGAAGCCGAAGTCGACGATCGCGTCGGACCGGACGGGAAAGTCGAGTTCGACCGTTCCAGACAGGGTCTCGCGGTCGCCCGCGACCAGCGCCGCGAACGGATCGTCCTCGCTCCTCTCGCGGAGCCGCGCGACGAGCGGGCTCTGCCGACCGATGAGTTCCTCGGGGGTCGAGTCGTACACGTCGACGATCCGGTCGTTGACGACCGAGAACCGCCCATCGGCGTCGTAGACGGCCACGGAGTCGGGGAGCTCGTCGACGAGCCGCCGGTAGCGCTTCAGGTCGCGTTCGCGCTTTTTCTCCTCCGTCACGTCGATGTGGATCCCGACGGCGCGAACCGGCTCTCCCTCGTCGTTGCGCTCGACAACGCGGCCGCGGTCTCGGATCCACTTCCACTCGCCTCCCTTCGTCTCCATCCGGTAGTCGCACTGGAATTGCTCCGTCGCACCGGAAAAGTGCGCCTCCAGCGCCGACCACACGGCGCTGAGGTCGTCGGGGTGGACCCGCTCTTCCCACCCCGCGAGATCGAAGGCGATCTCCGACCGATCGTAGCCCAGCATGCTGGCCCACCGCTCGTCGAACCGCACC encodes:
- a CDS encoding CDP-alcohol phosphatidyltransferase family protein, which gives rise to MTLDQYRSVADRLLGPWVRAAAKIGLSPDQVSVLAFGVAVAAAGAFAVGEPVFYLVGALCVLLNGWLDLVDGALARHLEVSSDGGDLLDHVLDRYADIAVIAGFTVGIESYALGFAAVTGVLMTSYMGTQIQAVGIGREYGGLLGRADRLALMGIVGVVAAVYSAPIVAGLNVVGLLLALFAAVGHLTAVQRFLGAWSDL
- a CDS encoding adenylate kinase family protein, which encodes MSGTERDEADSPIRVAVTGTPGTGKSTATALLADEYDVIHLNDRIKGDDDLWTERDADRDTLVADLDAVREHLGDWSGVLDSHLAHRFDVDRVVVLRCHPETIERRLRERGESDATAEENAESEALDVILSEAVAEHGMDNVYEIDTTDRDPESVADAIRAAIEGDREPSAGTVDFMDYI
- the hisC gene encoding histidinol-phosphate transaminase, which produces MQPRDLSDHSPYVPGRGVEEVARDRGLDPDDLIKLSSNENPHGPSPAAVDAIREHADRVHQYPKSSHTDLTAKLAEKWDVSTEQVWVSPGADGSIDYLSRAALEPGDEVLVPEPGFAYYAMSARYHHGEVSEYALSPDDGFAQDAETVLSAYGGERIVYLTSPHNPSGSVMPLDEVRAIADATAEETLVVVDEAYGEFAEVDSAIPLVDERDDVAVLRTFSKAYGLAGLRIGYSVVPEAWGEAYARVNTPFAANELACRAALAALDDEEHVAESVETARWAREYIADELDAPTVESAGNFVLAEVGDAERVAEEAQERGVIIRDCTSFGLPNHVRISTGTREGTREAVARLNETLADLGLGVRA
- a CDS encoding fumarylacetoacetate hydrolase family protein; this translates as MHHARFRDPAGSIREGTYDPETDTVAFAGEEYALDDPAIDVLPPAEPTKIVCIGRNYADHAAELDNDVPDRPLLFLKPPNALASHGDEITVPAGKDRIDWEAEIAVVIGEQCKDVDADDAMDVVAGFTCMNDVSNRDDQDREQNWVRGKAFDGAAPLGPVMATPDEVPADASVELRVNGETKQSSDRSYLMFDVPTLIEEITTYLTLEPGDVISTGTPEGVGALSDGDTVEVEIEGVGTLEHDVRVP
- a CDS encoding zinc ribbon domain-containing protein; amino-acid sequence: MPSERNDAPSRTDRCRECDRAVTPGANFCPGCGADLRAAESRDDASAAYCTECGEPVAPAAEFCANCGTRCGRAEPPTAGPPDPTADSDARREFRVRVRDHLDDGWELTEDHGDRVVLVARDIGSIPAHVLLLLTTGGVGNLLYGWYNYAELAETRRLSVSDGPLPDGELGAPGDGDPLVALSGYLLGGILLLVGLGIAAVAVGQGARLGALFGLAFAALGLALSPPAERRLDRRHGLSRFGRIRTVDHRITPSTERTEAPCVVCGEAFERGVVRRRRDETVVAGVPIRTHSLRCNHYCAGCARAELFGGDADETAIDPDVSLDDSEFDDSEFDDSEFGRDEETERERERER
- a CDS encoding metal-dependent hydrolase, producing MELTWHGHSTWHVVVDDTELLIDPYFDNPKTDVDPEELDPDYLLLTHGHSDHIGDVDRYEGATVVATPELTGYIQENFGHENAVGGMGMNIGGTVECGDAWVTMVRADHSNGIDTGYGTSAGMPAGFVIGDKKPTQESDPDCTTFYHAGDTGLMSEMVDVIAPYLEPDAAALPTGDHFTMGPAGAGIAADWVGADVVFPMHYDTFQPIEIDTREFVNEVKAAGAAAEPVVLEGDETYVLENEFGSDGD
- a CDS encoding OsmC family protein, with product MADIETSTVSEEGYACTSQVGEFDLQIDATDETGPNPNAALVATYASCYLPAFRVGGSQRGEEELGKVQIDASAVLDDDDDLESIAFDVHVAADLDDETATDIAERAEGICHVHSALRDDLHADVSVYPGAF
- a CDS encoding PAS domain S-box protein; protein product: MTKRDGQQSNALAADARSEPARVLLVADELAVGDRAAAGIEDRADRFEVTRAEDAAEGLSVVDRKPVDCVVSGYDLPGMDGVEFLRTVRERVGDLPFVLFTARGSEAIASEAVAAGVDEYLPVGGDNDAPDAPDAPDAPDDNESNDDPYATLASRVDYAVSRSHTERRVTEHLDRMTDAFCGIDESWRLTYLNKRAAELLPRDAEDLLGDQIWDRFRALRGTELEEQFRDAMATGEPTAFEFHFAGPDLDLAIDAYPSDTGLSVYFRDVTEEKERKRELRELSERLRLAVEGADAGVWDWNIRTDEVRFDERWASMLGYDRSEIAFDLAGWEERVHPDDLSAVWSALEAHFSGATEQFQCDYRMETKGGEWKWIRDRGRVVERNDEGEPVRAVGIHIDVTEEKKRERDLKRYRRLVDELPDSVAVYDADGRFSVVNDRIVDVYDSTPEELIGRQSPLVARLRERSEDDPFAALVAGDRETLSGTVELDFPVRSDAIVDFGFQRLVIDGEFDGVLGIARDVTEKRRRQRDLERTSARLEALYEDSPDMINIHDEAGEIVDANPVMAAELGYDREEIVEMDVWEIDTDMDPAEAIDVWQSLEMGETHRLETTFRRADGTTFPVEVQIRRVDVQGEDRFLATSRDISERKAYERRIERENERLDEFASIVSHDLRNPLNVLSGYLRLARETGNESYFERCDTALDEMERLIADVLTLARQGDAVGSVDPVSLGELATRHATDAFGSIGDDGGGDGADAGDDADDSVEVAVETKGDVLADPGRLKRLLQNLFRNAAEHGGDRVVVGDLSDGFYVADNGPGIPENRRDEVFESGHTTSESGTGFGLAIVERIAEAHGWEVTLTAGADGGARFEFTGVERP